From a region of the Eretmochelys imbricata isolate rEreImb1 chromosome 6, rEreImb1.hap1, whole genome shotgun sequence genome:
- the MAPK1IP1L gene encoding MAPK-interacting and spindle-stabilizing protein-like — translation MSGADDFSLADALPDHSPAKTSKVSNTKSGQQTGQPTQGWPTSNPWNTPSAPPTGPSGLPPNTTASSVPFGPPPTGMYPSMPPGPPAPFPPPPTGPSCPPPGGPYPPPSVPGPVPPGQYPPPNMPFPELPRPYGGPTEPAAPPAPVGPWGSMPSGAWGATMGGQYPAPSMPYPPPGPYATPTQTPGAAPTVPWGTVPPGTWGPSPPGPFPPPTGSYPAPGLYPTPPNPFQVPSGPAGTPSMPGGHHPYR, via the exons ATGTCTGGAGCTGATGACTTTTCG TTGGCAGATGCTTTACCGGATCATTCCCCTGCTAAAACCTCCAAAGTGAGCAATACAAAATCTGGTCAACAAACTGGTCAACCAACACAAGGCTGGCCAACTTCCAATCCTTGGAACACCCCAAGTGCTCCACCTACTGGGCCATCTGGATTGCCACCAAATACAACAGCCTCCAGTGTGCCCTTTGGACCTCCCCCAACAGGAATGTATCCTTCAATGCCACCTGGACCGCCTGCTCCATTTCCACCACCTCCTACTGGACCCTCTTGCCCTCCTCCTGGTGGTCCATATCCACCCCCATCTGTGCCAGGTCCTGTCCCGCCAGGGCAATATCCTCCACCAAATATGCCCTTTCCAGAGCTTCCAAGACCATATGGTGGTCCAACAGAGCCAGCTGCACCTCCTGCTCCTGTTGGGCCATGGGGATCCATGCCTTCTGGAGCATGGGGAGCAACAATGGGAGGGCAGTATCCTGCACCTAGTATGCCATATCCACCCCCAGGGCCATATGCCACTCCTACCCAGACACCCGGGGCTGCACCTACAGTACCGTGGGGTACTGTTCCACCTGGAACATGGGGACCTTCACCACCCGGTCCATTTCCTCCACCCACGGGATCATATCCAGCTCCAGGACTATATCCTACACCCCCTAATCCTTTTCAAGTGCCATCTGGTCCTGCTGGTACTCCATCCATGCCTGGTGGTCACCAT cCTTACCGCTGA